ATACTATCAATTTTATCAAATTCTTGTGAGAATTCAGGGAACCATTCTTCTAACAACCGCATAATACTATCCTCCGTTAGCTAATAATTTTTCTAATCTCTTCAGCTGTTGGAACATGGCCAACGATTTTAACCTCACCGTTTACGACAACTGCTGGTGTCAACATCACACCACGATTCACAATTTCCTGCAGATCTTCAATTTTTACAACCTCTGCATCTCTGCCGAGTTCTTCGATAACTTTTCGTACTATTTTCTCAGTAGCCTTACATTTCGGACAACCAGTCCCAAGTATCTCTATTTTCATTCAATCACCTATCCTACAATCATTCCATACATAAATCCAATAAGAGCAGCAATAATAATCACTAACGCAAAGTACACTAACGCTTTTTTCACACCCATAACCTTTGTAATAACAACCATATTTGGAAGACTTAATGAAGGACCAGCAAGAAGCAATGCTAAGGCAGGACCACCACCCATTAAACCAGTGCTATATCCAAAAAGATTACCAACAATTGCAACTTCTAAAAGAGTAGGCATATATAAAATCGCACCAATGATTGATGCAAGCAAACAAGAAAAAATGTCGTTTCCACCGATATAGGGTGCTATAGCAACACCAACTGCGCTACTCGGGTCGCTACCAGGTATTAAAAAAGCTGTAGTGCCACCAATGATTCCAACAATAAAAACACCAATGAGAAGAATCGGGAATATTTTTTTTGTTAAACCCCATGTCTCCATCCCCCACTCTTTTACTTCATCACGAGTATAATAAAAAATAAGCAAAACAGAAACAACTAAGGTTAAGACATAAACAATAGCAAGTTTTGGAACCCATTCGATATATGTTGTACTCGCTGCGCCAATAACAAGTATTAAAACAAGAGATATGAAAAAAAGAAGAGAAACCCATAATGGACGAATCTTTTTTTCATCTCTGCTTTGAGTAGTAAACAGAGCAGTATCTTTGTTCTGTTTTTCACATTCTTCTTTTCTAAAAATAAATGCCATTAATAAACCAATAACAATCGCCATGGTTATTGCTGCTATTGCCCGTGCAAGACCGATATTGTACCCAAGCACTTG
The nucleotide sequence above comes from Candidatus Thermoplasmatota archaeon. Encoded proteins:
- a CDS encoding thioredoxin family protein, which produces MKIEILGTGCPKCKATEKIVRKVIEELGRDAEVVKIEDLQEIVNRGVMLTPAVVVNGEVKIVGHVPTAEEIRKIIS
- a CDS encoding permease, with amino-acid sequence MNPIDIIMAGFGMLMEYLSAHVLTCLIPAFFIAGAIAVFISKTSVLKYFGASTKKYLSYSVASISGTILAVCSCTVLPLFTSIYKRGAGIGPASAFLFSGPAINILAIVLTAQVLGYNIGLARAIAAITMAIVIGLLMAFIFRKEECEKQNKDTALFTTQSRDEKKIRPLWVSLLFFISLVLILVIGAASTTYIEWVPKLAIVYVLTLVVSVLLIFYYTRDEVKEWGMETWGLTKKIFPILLIGVFIVGIIGGTTAFLIPGSDPSSAVGVAIAPYIGGNDIFSCLLASIIGAILYMPTLLEVAIVGNLFGYSTGLMGGGPALALLLAGPSLSLPNMVVITKVMGVKKALVYFALVIIIAALIGFMYGMIVG